The Megachile rotundata isolate GNS110a chromosome 8, iyMegRotu1, whole genome shotgun sequence genome has a segment encoding these proteins:
- the LOC100876127 gene encoding uncharacterized protein LOC100876127 isoform X3: MEGPLEVEDSVAGAEEPIKSEAPIQNPDSSDRSDGAVSPPPNCSICLGKLVNTSFTDSCLHQFCFTCLLQWSKIKTECPLCKQTFKSIIHNVRSEEDYDQYHVPRELATLDLNFELGHAMDAGTHRFHYRTTMTGHYRRPHEIILNPEQVARREQLPSIAPLVPPGERIRRRANPNNYRRTVYRRGIWATALPDMLGRFRECSAEYYRREPAELNRLIPWLNRELQVLLDENSTHITYVLRCIMEILSQFDITSPEFRDSVRPYFGTFTDHFVHELLNYARTNFDLVGYDQSVTYLRQDVRVLDEAIDLRMNAEMPSVGPHGISMPGPSTVGQTFQLEIPYNAPDVLTISSDSSSSDGCEVIGYVKPRHERTPEIIELVSSDPEEINVSHVSNDHAQPSSAYYEDNTQPSTSHEIKKKGSSSSSTESGTDSESDYICRRSRKYQSRTKRSRRSVTAKKRNRSKETRVRNRTSRNLSSSGESDSRKKGNRRNVHTIRKRVISSSDSGSNESDSKLTDDKKSRTPQHSMKSMVRVRKDLIKKENRYTDDESCSSDSSSEYNEVTKNTRFHTVRKSKRKYVTSSSDFDNGRNERVTKTRAKARQVSDPKESYRKESRYRDNKRSPSRSSSASSYTSQQDKKINSKRRESQRNSEDDDTWKKWAASRKDREFKSKSREEIVSSSDFDDDHYRSHSQCSNYSSKSYTHKKKSKHKDRHKSKKRKRSNSRTHSSSNRSRLTKRHPV, encoded by the exons ATGGAAGGTCCATTGGAAGTAGAAGATTCTGTTGCTGGTGCAGAAGAACCTATTAAATCAGAAGCACCTATACAGAATCCAGACAGCAGTGATCGGAGTGATGGCGCAGTGTCACCTCCTCCGAATTGTAGCATTTGCTTGGGCAAGCTTGTGAATACATCTTTCACTGACAGTTGTCTTCATCAATTTTGTTTTACTTGTTTACTTCAGTGGTCTAAAATAAAAACAGAATGTCCATTGTGTAAACAAACCTTCAAATCAATCATACATAATGTTAGATCAGAAGAAGATTATGATCAATATCATGTACCCAGAGAATTGGCTACTTTGGATCTCAATTTTGAACTGGGTCATGCTATGGATGCAGGAACTCATCGTTTTCATTATAG gacgacaatgactggACACTATCGACGTCCTCATGAAATAATTCTTAATCCAGAACAAGTTGCAAGGAGGGAACAATTGCCAAGCATAGCACCTCTAGTTCCACCGGGAGAACGCATACGCAGGCGAGCAAATCCAAATAATTATCGTCGTACTGTTTATAGGCGTGGAATTTGGGCTACCGCATTACCAGATATGTTAGGTCGCTTTCGCGAATGTAGCGCTGAATATTACCG GAGAGAGCCAGCAGAACTGAATCGACTTATACCATGGTTAAATCGAGAATTACAAGTGTTACTTGACGAAAATTCTACgcatattacatatgtattgAGATGTATAATGGAAATTCTCAGTCAATTTGATATTACAAGTCCAGAATTTCGAGATTCGGTCCGCCCTTATTTCGGTACTTTCACGGATCATTTTGTACACGAACTTCTTAATTATGCACGAACCAACTTTGATTTAGTTGGATATGACCAATCTGTAACCTATTTGCGTCAAG ATGTTCGAGTTCTTGATGAAGCAATCGACCTTAGAATGAATGCAGAGATGCCTAGTGTAGGACCCCATGGAATTAGTATGCctg GTCCGAGTACTGTAGGACAAACGTTTCAATTAGAAATTCCATATAATGCACCAGATGTATTAACCATTTCCTCCGACTCTTCTTCGTCGGATGGTTGCGAGGTAATAGGATATGTAAAACCTCGTCACGAAAGAACAccagaaattatagaattagtaTCATCTGATCCTGAAGAAATAAATGTTTCTCACGTATCAAATGACCATGCACA ACCTTCATCCGCTTATTATGAAGACAATACCCAACCTAGTACGTCTCATGAAATTAAGAAGAAAGGATCTTCTAGTTCATCTACTGAAAGTGGGACAGATTCAGAAAGTGATTATATTTGTAGAAGAAGCAGAAAATATCAAAGTCGTACTAAAAGGTCAAGAAGAAGTGTAACTGCTAAGAAACGCAATCGCTCAAAAGAAACGAGAGTTCGTAATCGGACAAGTAGAAACTTATCCAGTTCCGGAGAAAGTGATTCCAGAAAGAAAGGAAACAGAAGAAATGTTCATACCATAAGAAAGAGAGTGATTAGTAGTAGCGATTCTGGTTCCAATGAAAGTGATTCCAAATTGACCGATGACAAAAAGTCCAGAACTCCACAGCATTCTATGAAAAGTATGGTACGTGTTCGTAAAGATTTGATCAAAAAAGAAAATCGATATACGGACGATGAATCGTGTAGTAGCGATAGTAGCTCCGAATATAACGAAGTTACTAAGAATACAAGATTTCATACGGTACGAAAATCGAAAAGAAAATATGTAACCAGTTCAAGTGATTTTGACAATGGTAGAAATGAAAGAGTAACTAAAACCAGAGCTAAAGCAAGACAAGTATCAGATCCAAAGGAGTCTTACCGAAAAGAATCAAGATACAGAGACAATAAACGATCTCCTTCTCGAAGTAGCAGTGCATCCTCCTACACATCGCAAcaagataaaaaaataaattcaaaacggCGAGAATCTCAACGGAACAGCGAAGATGATGATACTTGGAAAAAGTGGGCTGCATCAAGAAAAGACCGCGAATTTAAGTCTAAGAGTAGAGAAGAAATTGTGAGTAGTTCAGACTTTGACGATGATCATTATAGATCGCATAGTCAGTGTAGTAATTATTCAAGTAAATCGTACACGCATAAGAAGAAATCAAAGCATAAAGATAGACACAAAAGCAAAAAAAGGAAACGATCTAACAGCAGAACGCATAGTTCATCTAATCGATCACGATTAACTAAACGACATCCCGTTTAA
- the LOC100876127 gene encoding uncharacterized protein LOC100876127 isoform X2: MEGPLEVEDSVAGAEEPIKSEAPIQNPDSSDRSDGAVSPPPNCSICLGKLVNTSFTDSCLHQFCFTCLLQWSKIKTECPLCKQTFKSIIHNVRSEEDYDQYHVPRELATLDLNFELGHAMDAGTHRFHYRTTMTGHYRRPHEIILNPEQVARREQLPSIAPLVPPGERIRRRANPNNYRRTVYRRGIWATALPDMLGRFRECSAEYYRREPAELNRLIPWLNRELQVLLDENSTHITYVLRCIMEILSQFDITSPEFRDSVRPYFGTFTDHFVHELLNYARTNFDLVGYDQSVTYLRQELSNEYVSHVFSPASSNNSNSSDDSDVRVLDEAIDLRMNAEMPSVGPHGISMPGPSTVGQTFQLEIPYNAPDVLTISSDSSSSDGCEVIGYVKPRHERTPEIIELVSSDPEEINVSHVSNDHAQPSSAYYEDNTQPSTSHEIKKKGSSSSSTESGTDSESDYICRRSRKYQSRTKRSRRSVTAKKRNRSKETRVRNRTSRNLSSSGESDSRKKGNRRNVHTIRKRVISSSDSGSNESDSKLTDDKKSRTPQHSMKSMVRVRKDLIKKENRYTDDESCSSDSSSEYNEVTKNTRFHTVRKSKRKYVTSSSDFDNGRNERVTKTRAKARQVSDPKESYRKESRYRDNKRSPSRSSSASSYTSQQDKKINSKRRESQRNSEDDDTWKKWAASRKDREFKSKSREEIVSSSDFDDDHYRSHSQCSNYSSKSYTHKKKSKHKDRHKSKKRKRSNSRTHSSSNRSRLTKRHPV; encoded by the exons ATGGAAGGTCCATTGGAAGTAGAAGATTCTGTTGCTGGTGCAGAAGAACCTATTAAATCAGAAGCACCTATACAGAATCCAGACAGCAGTGATCGGAGTGATGGCGCAGTGTCACCTCCTCCGAATTGTAGCATTTGCTTGGGCAAGCTTGTGAATACATCTTTCACTGACAGTTGTCTTCATCAATTTTGTTTTACTTGTTTACTTCAGTGGTCTAAAATAAAAACAGAATGTCCATTGTGTAAACAAACCTTCAAATCAATCATACATAATGTTAGATCAGAAGAAGATTATGATCAATATCATGTACCCAGAGAATTGGCTACTTTGGATCTCAATTTTGAACTGGGTCATGCTATGGATGCAGGAACTCATCGTTTTCATTATAG gacgacaatgactggACACTATCGACGTCCTCATGAAATAATTCTTAATCCAGAACAAGTTGCAAGGAGGGAACAATTGCCAAGCATAGCACCTCTAGTTCCACCGGGAGAACGCATACGCAGGCGAGCAAATCCAAATAATTATCGTCGTACTGTTTATAGGCGTGGAATTTGGGCTACCGCATTACCAGATATGTTAGGTCGCTTTCGCGAATGTAGCGCTGAATATTACCG GAGAGAGCCAGCAGAACTGAATCGACTTATACCATGGTTAAATCGAGAATTACAAGTGTTACTTGACGAAAATTCTACgcatattacatatgtattgAGATGTATAATGGAAATTCTCAGTCAATTTGATATTACAAGTCCAGAATTTCGAGATTCGGTCCGCCCTTATTTCGGTACTTTCACGGATCATTTTGTACACGAACTTCTTAATTATGCACGAACCAACTTTGATTTAGTTGGATATGACCAATCTGTAACCTATTTGCGTCAAG AGTTGTCAAATGAATATGTATCACATGTTTTCTCCCCTGCAtctagtaataatagtaatagttctGATGATTCAGATGTTCGAGTTCTTGATGAAGCAATCGACCTTAGAATGAATGCAGAGATGCCTAGTGTAGGACCCCATGGAATTAGTATGCctg GTCCGAGTACTGTAGGACAAACGTTTCAATTAGAAATTCCATATAATGCACCAGATGTATTAACCATTTCCTCCGACTCTTCTTCGTCGGATGGTTGCGAGGTAATAGGATATGTAAAACCTCGTCACGAAAGAACAccagaaattatagaattagtaTCATCTGATCCTGAAGAAATAAATGTTTCTCACGTATCAAATGACCATGCACA ACCTTCATCCGCTTATTATGAAGACAATACCCAACCTAGTACGTCTCATGAAATTAAGAAGAAAGGATCTTCTAGTTCATCTACTGAAAGTGGGACAGATTCAGAAAGTGATTATATTTGTAGAAGAAGCAGAAAATATCAAAGTCGTACTAAAAGGTCAAGAAGAAGTGTAACTGCTAAGAAACGCAATCGCTCAAAAGAAACGAGAGTTCGTAATCGGACAAGTAGAAACTTATCCAGTTCCGGAGAAAGTGATTCCAGAAAGAAAGGAAACAGAAGAAATGTTCATACCATAAGAAAGAGAGTGATTAGTAGTAGCGATTCTGGTTCCAATGAAAGTGATTCCAAATTGACCGATGACAAAAAGTCCAGAACTCCACAGCATTCTATGAAAAGTATGGTACGTGTTCGTAAAGATTTGATCAAAAAAGAAAATCGATATACGGACGATGAATCGTGTAGTAGCGATAGTAGCTCCGAATATAACGAAGTTACTAAGAATACAAGATTTCATACGGTACGAAAATCGAAAAGAAAATATGTAACCAGTTCAAGTGATTTTGACAATGGTAGAAATGAAAGAGTAACTAAAACCAGAGCTAAAGCAAGACAAGTATCAGATCCAAAGGAGTCTTACCGAAAAGAATCAAGATACAGAGACAATAAACGATCTCCTTCTCGAAGTAGCAGTGCATCCTCCTACACATCGCAAcaagataaaaaaataaattcaaaacggCGAGAATCTCAACGGAACAGCGAAGATGATGATACTTGGAAAAAGTGGGCTGCATCAAGAAAAGACCGCGAATTTAAGTCTAAGAGTAGAGAAGAAATTGTGAGTAGTTCAGACTTTGACGATGATCATTATAGATCGCATAGTCAGTGTAGTAATTATTCAAGTAAATCGTACACGCATAAGAAGAAATCAAAGCATAAAGATAGACACAAAAGCAAAAAAAGGAAACGATCTAACAGCAGAACGCATAGTTCATCTAATCGATCACGATTAACTAAACGACATCCCGTTTAA
- the LOC100876127 gene encoding uncharacterized protein LOC100876127 isoform X4, whose amino-acid sequence MEGPLEVEDSVAGAEEPIKSEAPIQNPDSSDRSDGAVSPPPNCSICLGKLVNTSFTDSCLHQFCFTCLLQWSKIKTECPLCKQTFKSIIHNVRSEEDYDQYHVPRELATLDLNFELGHAMDAGTHRFHYRTTMTGHYRRPHEIILNPEQVARREQLPSIAPLVPPGERIRRREPAELNRLIPWLNRELQVLLDENSTHITYVLRCIMEILSQFDITSPEFRDSVRPYFGTFTDHFVHELLNYARTNFDLVGYDQSVTYLRQELSNEYVSHVFSPASSNNSNSSDDSDVRVLDEAIDLRMNAEMPSVGPHGISMPGPSTVGQTFQLEIPYNAPDVLTISSDSSSSDGCEVIGYVKPRHERTPEIIELVSSDPEEINVSHVSNDHAQPSSAYYEDNTQPSTSHEIKKKGSSSSSTESGTDSESDYICRRSRKYQSRTKRSRRSVTAKKRNRSKETRVRNRTSRNLSSSGESDSRKKGNRRNVHTIRKRVISSSDSGSNESDSKLTDDKKSRTPQHSMKSMVRVRKDLIKKENRYTDDESCSSDSSSEYNEVTKNTRFHTVRKSKRKYVTSSSDFDNGRNERVTKTRAKARQVSDPKESYRKESRYRDNKRSPSRSSSASSYTSQQDKKINSKRRESQRNSEDDDTWKKWAASRKDREFKSKSREEIVSSSDFDDDHYRSHSQCSNYSSKSYTHKKKSKHKDRHKSKKRKRSNSRTHSSSNRSRLTKRHPV is encoded by the exons ATGGAAGGTCCATTGGAAGTAGAAGATTCTGTTGCTGGTGCAGAAGAACCTATTAAATCAGAAGCACCTATACAGAATCCAGACAGCAGTGATCGGAGTGATGGCGCAGTGTCACCTCCTCCGAATTGTAGCATTTGCTTGGGCAAGCTTGTGAATACATCTTTCACTGACAGTTGTCTTCATCAATTTTGTTTTACTTGTTTACTTCAGTGGTCTAAAATAAAAACAGAATGTCCATTGTGTAAACAAACCTTCAAATCAATCATACATAATGTTAGATCAGAAGAAGATTATGATCAATATCATGTACCCAGAGAATTGGCTACTTTGGATCTCAATTTTGAACTGGGTCATGCTATGGATGCAGGAACTCATCGTTTTCATTATAG gacgacaatgactggACACTATCGACGTCCTCATGAAATAATTCTTAATCCAGAACAAGTTGCAAGGAGGGAACAATTGCCAAGCATAGCACCTCTAGTTCCACCGGGAGAACGCATACGCAG GAGAGAGCCAGCAGAACTGAATCGACTTATACCATGGTTAAATCGAGAATTACAAGTGTTACTTGACGAAAATTCTACgcatattacatatgtattgAGATGTATAATGGAAATTCTCAGTCAATTTGATATTACAAGTCCAGAATTTCGAGATTCGGTCCGCCCTTATTTCGGTACTTTCACGGATCATTTTGTACACGAACTTCTTAATTATGCACGAACCAACTTTGATTTAGTTGGATATGACCAATCTGTAACCTATTTGCGTCAAG AGTTGTCAAATGAATATGTATCACATGTTTTCTCCCCTGCAtctagtaataatagtaatagttctGATGATTCAGATGTTCGAGTTCTTGATGAAGCAATCGACCTTAGAATGAATGCAGAGATGCCTAGTGTAGGACCCCATGGAATTAGTATGCctg GTCCGAGTACTGTAGGACAAACGTTTCAATTAGAAATTCCATATAATGCACCAGATGTATTAACCATTTCCTCCGACTCTTCTTCGTCGGATGGTTGCGAGGTAATAGGATATGTAAAACCTCGTCACGAAAGAACAccagaaattatagaattagtaTCATCTGATCCTGAAGAAATAAATGTTTCTCACGTATCAAATGACCATGCACA ACCTTCATCCGCTTATTATGAAGACAATACCCAACCTAGTACGTCTCATGAAATTAAGAAGAAAGGATCTTCTAGTTCATCTACTGAAAGTGGGACAGATTCAGAAAGTGATTATATTTGTAGAAGAAGCAGAAAATATCAAAGTCGTACTAAAAGGTCAAGAAGAAGTGTAACTGCTAAGAAACGCAATCGCTCAAAAGAAACGAGAGTTCGTAATCGGACAAGTAGAAACTTATCCAGTTCCGGAGAAAGTGATTCCAGAAAGAAAGGAAACAGAAGAAATGTTCATACCATAAGAAAGAGAGTGATTAGTAGTAGCGATTCTGGTTCCAATGAAAGTGATTCCAAATTGACCGATGACAAAAAGTCCAGAACTCCACAGCATTCTATGAAAAGTATGGTACGTGTTCGTAAAGATTTGATCAAAAAAGAAAATCGATATACGGACGATGAATCGTGTAGTAGCGATAGTAGCTCCGAATATAACGAAGTTACTAAGAATACAAGATTTCATACGGTACGAAAATCGAAAAGAAAATATGTAACCAGTTCAAGTGATTTTGACAATGGTAGAAATGAAAGAGTAACTAAAACCAGAGCTAAAGCAAGACAAGTATCAGATCCAAAGGAGTCTTACCGAAAAGAATCAAGATACAGAGACAATAAACGATCTCCTTCTCGAAGTAGCAGTGCATCCTCCTACACATCGCAAcaagataaaaaaataaattcaaaacggCGAGAATCTCAACGGAACAGCGAAGATGATGATACTTGGAAAAAGTGGGCTGCATCAAGAAAAGACCGCGAATTTAAGTCTAAGAGTAGAGAAGAAATTGTGAGTAGTTCAGACTTTGACGATGATCATTATAGATCGCATAGTCAGTGTAGTAATTATTCAAGTAAATCGTACACGCATAAGAAGAAATCAAAGCATAAAGATAGACACAAAAGCAAAAAAAGGAAACGATCTAACAGCAGAACGCATAGTTCATCTAATCGATCACGATTAACTAAACGACATCCCGTTTAA
- the LOC100876127 gene encoding uncharacterized protein LOC100876127 isoform X1 produces the protein MEGPLEVEDSVAGAEEPIKSEAPIQNPDSSDRSDGAVSPPPNCSICLGKLVNTSFTDSCLHQFCFTCLLQWSKIKTECPLCKQTFKSIIHNVRSEEDYDQYHVPRELATLDLNFELGHAMDAGTHRFHYRYYIHATSQINISYYMCSIHNSFYHFRTTMTGHYRRPHEIILNPEQVARREQLPSIAPLVPPGERIRRRANPNNYRRTVYRRGIWATALPDMLGRFRECSAEYYRREPAELNRLIPWLNRELQVLLDENSTHITYVLRCIMEILSQFDITSPEFRDSVRPYFGTFTDHFVHELLNYARTNFDLVGYDQSVTYLRQELSNEYVSHVFSPASSNNSNSSDDSDVRVLDEAIDLRMNAEMPSVGPHGISMPGPSTVGQTFQLEIPYNAPDVLTISSDSSSSDGCEVIGYVKPRHERTPEIIELVSSDPEEINVSHVSNDHAQPSSAYYEDNTQPSTSHEIKKKGSSSSSTESGTDSESDYICRRSRKYQSRTKRSRRSVTAKKRNRSKETRVRNRTSRNLSSSGESDSRKKGNRRNVHTIRKRVISSSDSGSNESDSKLTDDKKSRTPQHSMKSMVRVRKDLIKKENRYTDDESCSSDSSSEYNEVTKNTRFHTVRKSKRKYVTSSSDFDNGRNERVTKTRAKARQVSDPKESYRKESRYRDNKRSPSRSSSASSYTSQQDKKINSKRRESQRNSEDDDTWKKWAASRKDREFKSKSREEIVSSSDFDDDHYRSHSQCSNYSSKSYTHKKKSKHKDRHKSKKRKRSNSRTHSSSNRSRLTKRHPV, from the exons ATGGAAGGTCCATTGGAAGTAGAAGATTCTGTTGCTGGTGCAGAAGAACCTATTAAATCAGAAGCACCTATACAGAATCCAGACAGCAGTGATCGGAGTGATGGCGCAGTGTCACCTCCTCCGAATTGTAGCATTTGCTTGGGCAAGCTTGTGAATACATCTTTCACTGACAGTTGTCTTCATCAATTTTGTTTTACTTGTTTACTTCAGTGGTCTAAAATAAAAACAGAATGTCCATTGTGTAAACAAACCTTCAAATCAATCATACATAATGTTAGATCAGAAGAAGATTATGATCAATATCATGTACCCAGAGAATTGGCTACTTTGGATCTCAATTTTGAACTGGGTCATGCTATGGATGCAGGAACTCATCGTTTTCATTATAGGTATTATATACATGCTACATCCCAAATTAATATCAGCTATTACATGTGTTCAATTCATAattcattttatcattttaggacgacaatgactggACACTATCGACGTCCTCATGAAATAATTCTTAATCCAGAACAAGTTGCAAGGAGGGAACAATTGCCAAGCATAGCACCTCTAGTTCCACCGGGAGAACGCATACGCAGGCGAGCAAATCCAAATAATTATCGTCGTACTGTTTATAGGCGTGGAATTTGGGCTACCGCATTACCAGATATGTTAGGTCGCTTTCGCGAATGTAGCGCTGAATATTACCG GAGAGAGCCAGCAGAACTGAATCGACTTATACCATGGTTAAATCGAGAATTACAAGTGTTACTTGACGAAAATTCTACgcatattacatatgtattgAGATGTATAATGGAAATTCTCAGTCAATTTGATATTACAAGTCCAGAATTTCGAGATTCGGTCCGCCCTTATTTCGGTACTTTCACGGATCATTTTGTACACGAACTTCTTAATTATGCACGAACCAACTTTGATTTAGTTGGATATGACCAATCTGTAACCTATTTGCGTCAAG AGTTGTCAAATGAATATGTATCACATGTTTTCTCCCCTGCAtctagtaataatagtaatagttctGATGATTCAGATGTTCGAGTTCTTGATGAAGCAATCGACCTTAGAATGAATGCAGAGATGCCTAGTGTAGGACCCCATGGAATTAGTATGCctg GTCCGAGTACTGTAGGACAAACGTTTCAATTAGAAATTCCATATAATGCACCAGATGTATTAACCATTTCCTCCGACTCTTCTTCGTCGGATGGTTGCGAGGTAATAGGATATGTAAAACCTCGTCACGAAAGAACAccagaaattatagaattagtaTCATCTGATCCTGAAGAAATAAATGTTTCTCACGTATCAAATGACCATGCACA ACCTTCATCCGCTTATTATGAAGACAATACCCAACCTAGTACGTCTCATGAAATTAAGAAGAAAGGATCTTCTAGTTCATCTACTGAAAGTGGGACAGATTCAGAAAGTGATTATATTTGTAGAAGAAGCAGAAAATATCAAAGTCGTACTAAAAGGTCAAGAAGAAGTGTAACTGCTAAGAAACGCAATCGCTCAAAAGAAACGAGAGTTCGTAATCGGACAAGTAGAAACTTATCCAGTTCCGGAGAAAGTGATTCCAGAAAGAAAGGAAACAGAAGAAATGTTCATACCATAAGAAAGAGAGTGATTAGTAGTAGCGATTCTGGTTCCAATGAAAGTGATTCCAAATTGACCGATGACAAAAAGTCCAGAACTCCACAGCATTCTATGAAAAGTATGGTACGTGTTCGTAAAGATTTGATCAAAAAAGAAAATCGATATACGGACGATGAATCGTGTAGTAGCGATAGTAGCTCCGAATATAACGAAGTTACTAAGAATACAAGATTTCATACGGTACGAAAATCGAAAAGAAAATATGTAACCAGTTCAAGTGATTTTGACAATGGTAGAAATGAAAGAGTAACTAAAACCAGAGCTAAAGCAAGACAAGTATCAGATCCAAAGGAGTCTTACCGAAAAGAATCAAGATACAGAGACAATAAACGATCTCCTTCTCGAAGTAGCAGTGCATCCTCCTACACATCGCAAcaagataaaaaaataaattcaaaacggCGAGAATCTCAACGGAACAGCGAAGATGATGATACTTGGAAAAAGTGGGCTGCATCAAGAAAAGACCGCGAATTTAAGTCTAAGAGTAGAGAAGAAATTGTGAGTAGTTCAGACTTTGACGATGATCATTATAGATCGCATAGTCAGTGTAGTAATTATTCAAGTAAATCGTACACGCATAAGAAGAAATCAAAGCATAAAGATAGACACAAAAGCAAAAAAAGGAAACGATCTAACAGCAGAACGCATAGTTCATCTAATCGATCACGATTAACTAAACGACATCCCGTTTAA